A single genomic interval of Bradyrhizobium sp. AZCC 1693 harbors:
- a CDS encoding nuclear transport factor 2 family protein: MTDHKTVANRYIDLWNERTPSRRREILSQNWTSDARYVDPLMSGDGHDGVDALVAGVQQRFPDFKFRLIGEPNGFGDHVRFSWGLGPDGGDSPIKGTDFAVLSDGRIRSITGFLDQVPASA; the protein is encoded by the coding sequence ATGACCGATCACAAGACCGTCGCGAACCGCTACATCGATTTGTGGAACGAGCGGACCCCAAGCCGCCGGCGCGAAATCCTCAGCCAGAACTGGACCAGCGATGCCCGCTATGTCGACCCGCTGATGTCAGGCGATGGGCATGATGGCGTGGACGCCCTCGTCGCCGGCGTGCAGCAGCGCTTTCCGGATTTCAAATTCAGGCTGATCGGCGAGCCCAACGGCTTTGGCGACCACGTCCGCTTCTCCTGGGGGCTGGGTCCCGATGGTGGCGACAGCCCGATCAAGGGCACGGATTTCGCCGTGCTCAGCGACGGCCGCATCCGCAGCATCACCGGGTTCCTGGATCAGGTTCCGGCGAGCGCCTAA
- a CDS encoding helix-turn-helix transcriptional regulator, translating to MTATTLLERKSISVSDFRCTAAPGDKPFAEQHSRYSISYVRKGSFGLHCRGKFSELVAGSVLIGHPGDEYTCTHEHVCGDECLSFFIGPELVEAIGDSQTPWQVGAVPPLPELVVLGELAQSAADGSSDIGLDEIGQVLASRFVEVVSGKPRKPGPDAARDRRRAVETALWIDANSHRPITLEDAADQAGISPFHFLRLFSDVLGVTPHQYLLRSRLRHAARRLADDDSPVTDIAYDVGFADLSNFVRTFGRAAGASPLKFRQASRGDRKIFQERMALN from the coding sequence ATGACGGCGACCACGCTTCTCGAACGCAAATCCATTTCCGTTTCCGACTTTCGCTGCACCGCAGCGCCCGGTGACAAGCCGTTTGCGGAGCAGCATAGCCGTTATTCGATTTCCTATGTGCGCAAGGGCAGTTTCGGCCTGCATTGCCGCGGCAAGTTCAGCGAACTGGTGGCGGGATCGGTGCTGATCGGCCATCCCGGCGATGAATATACCTGCACCCACGAGCATGTCTGCGGCGACGAGTGCCTGTCGTTCTTCATCGGTCCCGAACTGGTGGAAGCGATCGGCGACAGCCAGACCCCCTGGCAGGTCGGCGCCGTGCCGCCGCTGCCGGAACTGGTGGTGCTCGGGGAACTGGCGCAATCGGCAGCAGATGGCAGCAGCGACATCGGCCTCGACGAGATCGGCCAGGTGCTGGCGAGCCGTTTTGTCGAGGTGGTTTCCGGCAAGCCGCGCAAACCCGGCCCCGATGCCGCGCGCGATCGCCGCCGCGCGGTGGAAACCGCGTTGTGGATCGATGCCAACTCGCATCGGCCAATCACTCTGGAAGACGCCGCCGATCAGGCCGGTATCAGTCCATTTCATTTCCTGCGGCTGTTCTCGGATGTGCTCGGCGTAACGCCCCACCAGTATCTGCTGCGTTCGCGGCTGCGCCATGCCGCGCGGCGTCTGGCCGACGACGACAGCCCGGTCACAGATATCGCCTATGACGTCGGCTTTGCAGACCTGTCCAATTTCGTGCGCACGTTTGGCCGCGCTGCCGGGGCCTCGCCGCTAAAGTTCCGTCAGGCCTCGCGGGGTGACCGCAAGATTTTCCAAGAACGGATGGCCCTCAACTAG
- a CDS encoding methyl-accepting chemotaxis protein, which translates to MRIGRLFAVSMLSVTVLAVVLGAGVLVPQYRTFASKTEAIKAVEAYGTVLAVGQQVAGYRAPYVGPLFQEGAATQAQLEVAAKAVQTADAAFAKARTAVGALSDGAVIVQGLNQAAAKLAEVRTASDRAMGLPMNARDQVAIKGFLPGIAAVVGILEPLLNRLENQVAMADASLTALLNVARTSQDLRISAGGRAATVSLAISTRRPLTAAEISGMDRAQGRVDLDRERIEAGVDQIGSPPRLAKAMNDAVEAYFGKAAPWLEKEMATGRNDGKFAINSDQLAGTIVPAVQAFFAARDAALAEAGERAGAARDGALTMLVLAGLAVMALLGVLAGVTMMLRRRVITPLATLTGVVGDLAAGRHDVTIPTVERADEIGAMAGSLQVFKDALIAKKAADEAAAVEADAKIRRGQRVDRITSDFEAMIGEIVEIVSSASTELEASAGTLTATAERSEELATTVAAASEEASTNVQSVASATEEMASSVNEISRQVQGSARIANEAVEQAQKTNDRVAELAKAAARIGDVVELINTIAGQTNLLALNATIEAARAGEAGRGFAVVASEVKALAEQTAKATGEISQQISGIQAATQESVGAIKEIGDTIGRMSEIASTIAAAVEEQGAATQEISRNVQQAAHGTQQVSSNIADVQRGASETGSASAQVLTAAKSLSGESDRLKREVGKFLGSVRAA; encoded by the coding sequence ATGCGGATCGGTCGTCTCTTTGCGGTATCGATGCTTTCGGTGACGGTCCTGGCGGTCGTTCTTGGTGCCGGCGTTTTGGTGCCGCAGTACCGGACCTTTGCCAGCAAGACCGAGGCGATCAAGGCGGTGGAGGCCTATGGCACGGTGCTGGCGGTCGGCCAGCAGGTCGCCGGCTACCGCGCGCCCTATGTCGGTCCGCTGTTTCAGGAAGGTGCCGCGACGCAGGCCCAGCTCGAGGTGGCCGCGAAGGCCGTGCAGACCGCAGACGCCGCGTTCGCAAAAGCGCGGACTGCCGTCGGCGCGCTCAGCGATGGCGCCGTTATCGTCCAGGGCCTCAATCAGGCGGCGGCCAAACTGGCCGAGGTTCGCACAGCGAGCGATCGCGCGATGGGCTTGCCGATGAACGCGCGCGATCAGGTGGCGATCAAGGGTTTTCTGCCGGGCATTGCCGCCGTTGTCGGGATTCTCGAACCGCTGTTGAACCGCCTTGAAAATCAGGTCGCGATGGCGGACGCGTCGTTGACCGCGCTGCTAAATGTCGCCCGCACGTCGCAGGATCTGCGGATCTCGGCCGGCGGCCGGGCTGCTACGGTGTCACTCGCGATCAGCACCCGCCGTCCGCTGACGGCGGCTGAAATCTCCGGCATGGACCGCGCCCAGGGCCGCGTCGATCTCGATCGCGAACGGATCGAGGCCGGTGTCGATCAGATCGGCAGCCCGCCGCGTCTTGCGAAAGCGATGAACGACGCGGTCGAGGCCTATTTCGGCAAGGCCGCGCCATGGCTTGAAAAGGAAATGGCGACCGGACGCAACGACGGCAAATTCGCGATCAACTCCGATCAGCTCGCCGGCACGATCGTGCCGGCGGTGCAGGCCTTCTTCGCCGCGCGCGATGCCGCGCTGGCGGAGGCGGGAGAACGCGCGGGCGCCGCGCGCGATGGGGCGCTGACGATGCTGGTGCTGGCCGGCCTTGCCGTTATGGCGCTGCTCGGCGTGCTTGCCGGCGTCACCATGATGCTGCGCCGGCGCGTGATTACGCCGCTTGCGACACTGACCGGCGTGGTTGGCGACCTCGCCGCCGGCCGGCATGACGTCACCATCCCGACGGTCGAACGTGCTGATGAAATCGGCGCCATGGCCGGCTCGCTGCAGGTCTTCAAGGACGCCCTGATCGCCAAGAAGGCTGCCGATGAGGCGGCCGCGGTGGAGGCAGATGCAAAGATCCGGCGCGGGCAACGCGTCGACCGGATCACCAGCGATTTCGAAGCGATGATCGGCGAGATCGTCGAAATCGTGTCGTCGGCCTCGACCGAGCTGGAAGCTTCCGCCGGCACGCTGACGGCGACCGCGGAGCGTTCGGAGGAGCTTGCCACCACGGTTGCGGCGGCATCCGAGGAAGCCTCCACCAATGTGCAATCGGTGGCATCCGCCACCGAAGAGATGGCTTCCTCGGTCAACGAGATCAGCCGCCAGGTCCAGGGCTCGGCGCGTATCGCCAATGAGGCGGTGGAGCAGGCGCAGAAGACCAATGACCGCGTCGCCGAACTCGCCAAGGCCGCCGCCCGCATCGGCGACGTGGTGGAGCTGATCAACACCATCGCCGGCCAGACCAACCTGCTGGCGCTCAATGCCACCATCGAGGCGGCGCGGGCCGGTGAGGCCGGGCGCGGTTTCGCGGTCGTGGCGTCCGAAGTGAAGGCGCTGGCCGAACAGACGGCGAAAGCGACCGGCGAGATCAGCCAGCAGATATCGGGCATCCAGGCCGCGACCCAGGAATCCGTCGGCGCCATCAAGGAGATCGGCGACACCATCGGACGGATGTCCGAGATCGCCTCCACCATCGCGGCCGCCGTCGAGGAGCAGGGCGCGGCGACCCAGGAAATTTCCCGCAACGTGCAGCAGGCCGCGCACGGCACGCAGCAGGTGTCCTCCAACATCGCCGACGTGCAGCGTGGCGCCAGCGAGACGGGGTCGGCGTCCGCGCAGGTGCTGACGGCGGCAAAGTCACTGTCCGGCGAGAGCGACCGGCTCAAGCGCGAGGTCGGCAAGTTCCTCGGCTCGGTGCGGGCTGCCTGA
- a CDS encoding methylated-DNA--[protein]-cysteine S-methyltransferase, whose product MMGRGYTIFDSGIGRCGIAWGPSGIIGVQLPEVREIDTRRRLYQLYPDARELRPPQDVQVAIEGITALLRGAACDFAEVTLDMAGIPAFSQRVYAYARSIPRGETRTYAEIASALRASGAVYSVAQAIGRNPFMIIVPCHRVLEAGNYADKISPHGGAISKRRLLSIEGASPTVSKTLFDVLLPVAPPRAHT is encoded by the coding sequence ATGATGGGGCGTGGCTACACTATTTTCGATTCGGGGATCGGCCGCTGCGGTATCGCGTGGGGGCCGTCGGGCATTATCGGCGTGCAACTCCCTGAAGTGCGCGAGATCGATACGCGGCGGCGGCTCTATCAACTCTATCCGGATGCCCGCGAACTTCGCCCTCCCCAAGATGTCCAGGTTGCAATCGAAGGCATCACCGCCCTGCTGCGCGGGGCTGCGTGCGATTTCGCCGAGGTCACGCTTGATATGGCCGGCATTCCGGCTTTCAGCCAGCGCGTCTACGCCTATGCGCGCTCGATTCCGCGTGGCGAAACCCGGACCTACGCGGAAATAGCTTCGGCCTTGCGCGCATCCGGCGCAGTCTATTCGGTGGCGCAGGCGATCGGCCGCAACCCGTTCATGATCATCGTGCCCTGCCATCGCGTGCTCGAAGCGGGCAATTATGCCGACAAGATATCGCCGCACGGCGGGGCGATCTCCAAGCGGCGGCTGCTCTCGATCGAGGGCGCGAGCCCGACCGTCAGCAAGACGCTGTTCGATGTGCTGCTGCCGGTTGCACCGCCGCGCGCGCATACTTAA
- a CDS encoding DUF4142 domain-containing protein, producing MFVRLSAAIAALSILSSAALAQGAKPTDPQIAHIAYTAGVIDIAAAKQAIEKAGNKDVKAFAQDMVRDHEAVNKQALDLVKKLKVTPEDNDTSKTLSKQATEKLAELAKLKGAEYDKAYVANEVAYHKAVNGALETQLIPSASNAELKSLLQTGLKIFQGHQQHAEQVAAKLK from the coding sequence ATGTTCGTTCGACTGAGCGCGGCGATCGCCGCATTGAGCATCCTAAGCAGCGCCGCGCTGGCGCAGGGCGCAAAGCCCACCGATCCCCAGATCGCGCATATCGCCTACACCGCAGGGGTCATCGACATCGCCGCCGCCAAGCAGGCGATCGAGAAGGCCGGCAACAAGGACGTCAAGGCATTCGCGCAGGACATGGTGCGCGACCATGAGGCCGTGAACAAGCAGGCGCTCGACCTCGTCAAGAAGCTGAAGGTGACGCCGGAGGACAACGACACCAGCAAGACGCTGTCGAAGCAGGCCACTGAGAAGCTCGCCGAACTCGCCAAGCTGAAGGGCGCCGAATACGACAAGGCCTATGTCGCCAATGAGGTCGCCTACCACAAGGCCGTCAACGGCGCGCTGGAAACGCAGTTGATCCCGTCGGCCAGCAATGCCGAGTTGAAGAGCCTGCTGCAGACTGGCCTGAAGATTTTTCAGGGCCACCAGCAGCACGCCGAACAAGTCGCCGCCAAGCTGAAATAA
- a CDS encoding LysR family transcriptional regulator codes for MDWRDWELFCEVVQHGGFSAAARVLGHPKSSLSAAVQRLEANLGLRLIERTTRHLRLTDAGGTIYQRVRPLFTALHDTHGEALAMSSAVAGTLRIKSPYEFGAHHAGPVALELMARYPDLAIRIDVEHEIVSPVAENYDIVFAMLESPLPSTGIVIRRVSSLERGLYAAPALLEKFGEPRTLEELARLPVLTGPHDAPWALTTPAGITEHLTVRNARLVSSNADIRLQAALAGLGVLRVTASFTRAAEEAGLLRRILTDHICEPLNIHALLPARQFVPAKVRCFLDALDAHGRGGSGTEDLQSRNP; via the coding sequence ATGGACTGGCGCGATTGGGAGCTGTTTTGCGAGGTGGTGCAGCATGGCGGCTTTAGCGCCGCCGCGCGCGTGCTCGGCCATCCCAAATCGAGCCTCAGTGCTGCAGTGCAGCGGCTGGAAGCCAATCTCGGCCTGCGGCTGATCGAGCGAACGACGCGCCATTTGCGCCTGACGGATGCCGGCGGCACCATCTATCAGCGCGTGAGGCCGCTGTTCACTGCGCTGCACGATACGCATGGCGAGGCGCTGGCAATGAGCAGCGCCGTCGCAGGCACGTTGCGCATCAAGTCGCCCTACGAGTTCGGTGCGCACCATGCCGGCCCCGTCGCGCTCGAATTGATGGCTCGCTATCCGGATCTCGCGATCCGGATCGATGTCGAGCACGAGATCGTCAGTCCGGTAGCCGAAAATTACGACATCGTGTTTGCGATGCTGGAGTCACCGCTGCCTTCGACGGGAATCGTGATCCGCAGGGTTTCGTCGCTGGAACGCGGCTTGTACGCCGCGCCTGCGCTGTTGGAAAAATTTGGGGAACCGCGGACCCTCGAAGAACTCGCCCGCCTTCCGGTGTTGACCGGCCCCCACGACGCGCCCTGGGCGCTGACCACACCGGCCGGCATCACCGAGCATCTCACGGTTCGGAACGCGCGGCTGGTGAGTTCGAATGCCGATATCCGCTTGCAGGCAGCACTCGCCGGGCTCGGCGTGTTGCGGGTGACGGCGAGCTTTACCAGAGCGGCGGAGGAAGCGGGATTGCTGCGGCGAATCCTCACCGACCATATCTGCGAGCCGCTCAACATTCACGCGCTGCTGCCGGCCCGCCAGTTCGTTCCCGCAAAAGTGCGATGCTTCCTCGATGCGCTTGATGCCCATGGCAGAGGCGGCAGCGGAACGGAGGACTTGCAAAGTCGAAATCCTTGA
- a CDS encoding type II toxin-antitoxin system RelE/ParE family toxin: MAEHKPAIVWSPEALADIDHLWDYYVQAAGRGTADRILREIAKAIAVINDFPLAGRARDEIRSGLRSLATAPQIVFYRLKDDRPEIVRVLDGRQDIEEIFSDGQNG; the protein is encoded by the coding sequence ATGGCGGAGCATAAGCCAGCGATTGTTTGGTCGCCTGAAGCTCTCGCCGATATTGACCACCTTTGGGACTATTACGTTCAAGCGGCAGGACGGGGCACCGCAGACAGAATTTTGCGTGAGATCGCGAAGGCCATTGCAGTCATAAATGACTTTCCACTTGCCGGCCGGGCGCGGGATGAAATCCGATCCGGCCTGCGCTCCCTGGCGACTGCGCCCCAAATTGTATTCTATCGATTGAAGGATGACCGGCCGGAAATCGTGCGGGTGCTCGACGGTAGGCAGGATATCGAAGAGATTTTTTCGGATGGTCAGAACGGGTAG
- a CDS encoding cupredoxin domain-containing protein, whose protein sequence is MRPGRYLPAMAALLFGAMEIPAHAATIQITIDNLVFAPSEVSARVGDTIEWINKDVLAHTATARNGDFDVTTPPKKTVTSVLKKAGSVEYYCRYHPNMKAVLTIAP, encoded by the coding sequence ATGCGTCCGGGACGCTATCTGCCTGCTATGGCCGCCTTGCTGTTCGGAGCGATGGAAATCCCGGCGCATGCGGCGACGATCCAGATCACGATCGACAATCTGGTGTTCGCGCCATCAGAGGTTTCGGCCAGGGTCGGCGACACCATCGAGTGGATCAACAAGGATGTGCTCGCGCACACCGCGACCGCTCGGAATGGCGATTTCGACGTGACCACACCGCCGAAAAAGACCGTGACGTCGGTGCTGAAGAAAGCCGGCAGCGTCGAATATTACTGCCGCTATCATCCGAACATGAAGGCGGTGCTGACGATCGCGCCGTAG
- a CDS encoding RNA polymerase sigma factor produces MRQAQIPQIAPVESGDAELVRRALARDEAAVRAIMQANNRRLYRLARGILRNDSEAEDVVQEAYVRAFTHLESFRGDSSLSTWLSRITMNEALGRLRRQRPGVDIDALPQGALEAQIIQFPLAAGDDPEKSMAQREIQHVVEHAIDELPEAFRLVFITRVIEGMNVEETAEILSLKPETVKSRLHRARTMLRDNVEKKIGPVVMEAFPFAGRRCERLTDAVLKRLDFD; encoded by the coding sequence ATGCGCCAGGCCCAGATACCGCAAATTGCGCCCGTCGAATCCGGCGATGCCGAGCTGGTGCGGCGGGCGCTGGCCCGCGACGAGGCGGCTGTCCGCGCCATCATGCAGGCAAACAACCGCAGGCTCTATCGTCTCGCCCGCGGCATCCTGCGCAACGACAGCGAGGCCGAGGACGTGGTGCAGGAAGCCTACGTCCGCGCCTTCACCCATCTGGAAAGCTTTCGCGGCGATTCCAGCCTGTCGACCTGGCTGTCGCGGATCACCATGAACGAGGCGCTCGGCCGGCTGCGCCGCCAGCGGCCAGGCGTCGATATCGACGCATTGCCACAGGGCGCGCTCGAAGCCCAAATCATTCAGTTTCCTCTCGCCGCCGGCGACGATCCGGAAAAATCCATGGCCCAGCGTGAAATCCAGCATGTCGTCGAGCATGCCATCGATGAATTGCCGGAAGCGTTTCGTCTCGTCTTCATCACCCGCGTCATCGAAGGGATGAATGTGGAAGAGACCGCCGAGATTCTCTCGCTGAAGCCGGAGACGGTGAAGAGCCGGTTGCACCGCGCCCGCACGATGCTGCGCGACAACGTCGAGAAGAAGATCGGCCCCGTGGTGATGGAAGCGTTTCCCTTTGCCGGAAGGCGTTGCGAACGGCTGACGGATGCCGTGTTGAAGCGGCTGGATTTCGATTAA
- a CDS encoding Rieske 2Fe-2S domain-containing protein, whose amino-acid sequence MSDDGIFLRNSWYVAAWNHELIDGRKLARTILEKPVVIYRGASGKVVALDDRCCHRAAPLSMGRIEGDDIRCMYHGMKFEPGGKCIQIPGQDMIPPKLGVRSYPVVERYNLIWIWMGDIEKADPNLIVDYPPLADPKWRGLPGYMHYKANWLLIVDNLSDFAHLAFVHTHTLGGSEEYAYKTKPVAIEKLDDGFRVERWHMSADPPPYHCKVIPNKSDKIDRRNIGRMIVPGIFLLDTMFAPAGQGAEKGVQVPGTRQYRAIHDAGDAQHHAFLLELSA is encoded by the coding sequence ATGTCGGATGACGGAATCTTTCTGCGCAATTCCTGGTACGTCGCAGCCTGGAATCACGAGTTGATCGACGGCCGGAAGCTCGCCCGCACCATCCTGGAAAAGCCCGTCGTGATCTATCGCGGCGCGAGCGGCAAGGTCGTGGCCCTCGACGACCGCTGCTGCCATCGCGCGGCGCCGCTCTCGATGGGCCGGATCGAAGGCGACGATATCCGCTGCATGTATCATGGCATGAAATTCGAGCCGGGCGGGAAATGCATCCAGATTCCGGGCCAGGACATGATCCCGCCAAAGCTCGGCGTGCGCAGCTATCCCGTGGTCGAACGCTACAATCTGATCTGGATCTGGATGGGCGATATCGAAAAGGCCGATCCGAACCTGATCGTGGATTATCCGCCGCTCGCCGATCCCAAATGGCGCGGCTTGCCCGGCTACATGCACTACAAGGCCAACTGGCTCTTGATCGTCGACAATCTGAGCGACTTCGCCCATCTCGCCTTCGTGCACACGCACACGCTCGGCGGCTCCGAGGAATACGCCTACAAGACCAAGCCGGTCGCGATCGAGAAGCTCGACGATGGTTTTCGCGTCGAGCGCTGGCACATGAGCGCCGATCCGCCGCCCTATCATTGCAAGGTGATCCCGAACAAGAGCGACAAGATCGACCGCCGCAATATCGGCCGCATGATCGTTCCAGGCATCTTCCTGCTCGACACGATGTTTGCGCCGGCCGGCCAGGGCGCGGAAAAAGGTGTTCAGGTGCCGGGCACCCGGCAATATCGCGCAATTCATGACGCCGGAGACGCGCAGCACCACGCATTTCTTCTGGAACTATCTGCATGA